A portion of the Plasmodium relictum strain SGS1 genome assembly, chromosome: 11 genome contains these proteins:
- a CDS encoding 60S ribosomal protein L27a, putative: MATRFKKNRKKRGHVSAGHGRVGKHRKHPGGRGKAGGLHHMRINFDKYHPGYFGKVGMRHFNLLKNRKFCPTINVDKLWGLLPEEKKKEFSENKNIAPVIDVTRRGYFKVLGNGKLKHNQPIVVKARYFSSLAEKKIKAVGGQCILVA; encoded by the exons atgGCAACAagatttaagaaaaatagaaaGAAGAGAGGTCATGTATCAGCTGGTCATGGTCGTGTTGGAAAACATAGAAAACATCCAGGAGGAAGAGGAAAAGCTGGTGGTTTACACCATATGAGAAtaaattttgataaatatCATCCAGGATATTTTGgaaaa GTTGGTATGAGACATTTTAATTTGTTGAAAAATCGTAAATTTTGCCCAACTATAAATGTTGATAAATTATGGGGATTGTTAccagaagaaaaaaaaaaagaatttagtgagaataaaaatatcgcTCCAGTAATAGATGTAACAAGAAGAGGTTACTTTAAAGTTTTAGGAAATGGTAAATTAAAGCACAATCAACCAATAGTAGTTAAAGCAAGATACTTTTCTTCCTTagcagaaaaaaaaataaaagcagTTGGAGGACAATGCATACTGGTTGCttga